CCCGTTTTTACCAATTAAACCGCTTTGTGCAATGTAAACATGCTCGTTTGTATCTTTTAACAAGACGAAAGGTTCTTTTGAACCTAATTCTGCATCATATTTTAATAGTTCAGAACTGATTACATCACCACCTAATGTATCCACTTTCAAACGGAGTACATCATTTTCTAATGTGATAATTTGACCTTTTGTTTGTGAATCTGCCACTACTTCAGCAGATGAAGAAGAACTTGCCGGGACATCAGAAGAGGCGGCTGTTGTTTGTTCCGTGGTCTGTTGTTGAACAGGTGGATTTTTATCAAGTTGCCATTGCTGATAAACAAGGAAAGAAATAAAGAGTAGTGCAAGCACTAATAGGCTACGTCTTGAGTCCATTATTTTTTCTCATCGTTATTATTAATCTTTTTCGGCGGAACAGGATCGAATCCACCGGCGCTTAAGGGGTGACATTTTAATACACGTTTTAGCGTAAGCCAACTACCTTTTAACAATCCATGTGTTTTTAACGCCTCAATACCATAGCAAGAACAGGTTGG
The sequence above is a segment of the Haemophilus parainfluenzae genome. Coding sequences within it:
- the yidD gene encoding membrane protein insertion efficiency factor YidD; the protein is MGTSHSFGTKILIALIKFYQVAISPLIGPRCRFVPTCSCYGIEALKTHGLLKGSWLTLKRVLKCHPLSAGGFDPVPPKKINNNDEKK